TAAAAGGAAGAGGATGACCGAAAGACTCAGAGTCCAACCGGCCGGTGAAAACATAGAGAAGGGAAGAGCCCGTAAAGACGTAGTTTTGAAGTTTCACCCTTCTTAGAGAGCCCAGAGCGATGATCCTCTTAGCTATTGCACACACGGGGCTCATCAATTTCCCTCCTCATTCCAAAGAACCCTTAGGAAGAAATATGAAAGCTTGTTGCAAGTTCCATGAGTCCCCAGGCTACATACAGAGTAGTGCCGGGAGTTACGTAACCAGATCGAGCATCTGATTCAAGATGGGAAACTTGATTGATTCATATTGGACAAGCCGAAAAACCAGCAAGGCAGGGGAAATGGGCAAGGGAGAGGTAACCAAAAAAGACCCCCTCGTCCTAGAGATGATGGCCTAAATAGGAGGGATAATCGGCAACCTCgtgaaagagaaggagaagagagcCCCCTAAGAGAACATACATGATCGTGTACTGGAGCAGTAGATAATAAGCCTAACATGGATAAAATCAATATGATTTTAGGAGGAGAGAACATGGTTGGAGACTCTAATGCGGCTTGGAAGACTTACGCGAGTTAGGCACTGCACATGAACTCCATGGTGAAGGTACTTGAGGACGAAGATCCCATTATTTTCATGCCTGAGGACCAAAGGGGTGTACTCTTTCCCCATGATGATCAGCTAGTGATCTCTGCGGTTATTGCCAAACACCCTGTTGAATGCATTTTGATGGATAATGGAAGTTATGTAAATTTGTTGTATTGGAATTGTTTTGAAAAGATGCACATCGCGCATGACTAATTAAAGACTGTCGCATCACCTCTATACAATTTTACGGGAGAAGTTGTTTCCGTTATAGGGTCGGTCATGCACAATGTGCATATGCTCAAAGCAGTTCCTATAGATCAAATTGATGGAGCTACCACTATACTGCTGATTGTCGCCTCCCCTGGGTCGCCCCCTTATCGGACCACGGTTTGCCTTGAGTAACCTATCTTGTCGGGGTAGATAATAAGGTTTTCTCTGAGGAACTTGGCTAAGTTGGCCTTCCCTTGCCAATCTCCCTACCTTTTCGTGGGAAGAATGGTAATTTTCTGTTGAATGACCTAGGTGTTGGTAAAATTAGTAGAAGGGTTGAGGTCCATTTCCCTTTGGCTCCTCAGAAGGAGCTGGAAAGCTAATAAGTCTTGATGGCATGATGGTGAGAACTAGAGGTGGTACATACGTCTGTTGATGGTGTTTAAGAAAATCATCGGGTTTAGGGGCTTTCTTGTCCGTTCGCTTGCTTTCGTCACCTATGAGCTGTCCCCTTTTTTCTATTTCCCTCTTCAAAGTGCTCAACCAATCCACAGGTCTGCAGATTGTCTAACTACACCACATACCTATTGGCATGGGAAAATAAATCAGCTAAAGTGGTGGGTTGCTTAAGAGCAAGAGACTCTTTGAGAGGCGTGAGTGTGGTTCCTTATATAAAAGATGAAACGACCACCTCGATTGATAAGTCCTACACCTCTAACATTGTATTCCAAAAGTAATCAATATACTGTCTTAGTGTTTTCCTAGGACCTTATCAGACACTAAGGTAAGTGGGGGCTTTTTTCCATGAGGCATGGGCAATAAAGGCTGTGATAAACTCCGTTCATAGCTATTCGTAAGAAGAAATGTATCTAGAGGGAAAACCACTAAACCAAGCATACATGTACTTTGTTGATGATTGTGGGAAAACCAAACACATGGTAGCGTTACTCCACTTGTAGAGATACACCAAAGACTCAAATCGTTACGCATGAAGAATGAGATCCTCCCTCCCACTGTACTCAGGTAGATACGAAAGTTTAAACTTGTGAGGAAGCACATGGATGAGCATGTCTTGGAAAAAAGGTACGTGTCATGATGTGCGTCCTCTGAAATAGCTCCAACGACCTTGCTTTCAAAAACTTCTTCAATCAGTTTCTTAATTTTCACTCCCATAAGCTTGGAAGGGATCTAGGTTGTACATTCATTTTGAGCTTGTGGGCGGAAGCTGTGTTCactattatttctttttacatAGGGGCTTTCCTAGGGTTCTTTTGTCGTTCTTCATATTGGGTTCCCGATAGGGTTTAACTACTATGATTTCAACTAGGCCAACGGTGGTTACTTAGGAGGTGCCAAGGCACTAATGCAAATACCACCCAAAGGGGTCTGAGCTTCTGGGGTAGGTAAGAACATGCACAATAAACTAGACAGTTGCTGCAAagtctttatcttctttttgtCACTCTTCTTTAACTCCTCGTATCTTTGCTccaatttctaaaatttctcaaaggaaaCCATAAAGGATTTCTTGGTTCTGGAGGGACCTGGTATGTTAGTCGGCATTCAATTGTAGTTAGAGCCTCTGGGGTAGGTTGGCTTTAGGATTCAGGGCATGAGGGTTGTTTGTGTAAAAGGTGCTGGAGATGTTTGTTCGACAGACTAGTCTTGTGCTATGGGGTGTTGATCGTTGGCTACCTAGCTTTCTTGTCCTCTTTGGGGTGTTGTTGGCTttggaagggggggggggaggggtttgACAAATGATCATTTGTGGTTACTTCACATTGAGATCCTCTAGTTTGGACATACCTCATTCCCCTAGCCATGGATCAATACCTTTTTGTTTGATTCCCACAGATAATGCCAAATTATTGTTGCTtaactataacaattaaatttatttatcttgggaTCATCCAAAACAGAGTCCTTCACCACGTCAGAGGGTTCAAGATGCCATGAGCAAGGTCAAACAGATCTGGAATGGGTCGGGGCCGTAACTCGATGAGGCAGGAACTGGGATGGGTCCTCGGGGGCTTTCGGATATGCTACCTGGATGGACATTCGGGGAGTCAAGAGGAAGGGACCCTGATGGGTCTTCTGGAGAAGGATCTTTCGGGTGAGCAAGGATAGAGCTTAGCTTGTGATCGCAAATGAAAGTTAGAAAGGCATGTGGGAGACTACCCCACGTGGGCCCTTCGATGTCTAAGTCAGACAGTAGTCCAAAGTATGATGTATGATGCAAATGTATGTCTGTTATGTGTTTTGAAAGGATACTTGTATTTCTGAATGGGTTTTAGAGAGAGATTGAGTGTCGCGACAAATGTATGAAGTAAGTTCAAAAAGGTCCGTTTGTGCAAAAAACGTTTTTGTTTGCCTTCGAAGAGGCGAACATTTATAGACAAAGTGGTGAGACCCACAGTTGAGCTAGAAAACTCTTTCGAGGAGTGTCTTAAGGAGGCCAGAGAGTTTGGAGAAGTTTTCGGGCTGGGATACCCTGATGGCTATCTCTGAGTGGTCTCGAAAGGTGTCCTTGgacttggaaaaaaataatgcatGCTAGGTTGGCCTTGAGGGATCCATCAGGGGTCTGAGAGGCTTCTCTCCCATAGACTGATTAgggaataatgaaataaaaaattactttacTACAAGTATCTTTAATATTTTTGCTGACTAAAGCATTAAAGTGGCATTATTATCCTAATTAAGCGTCAAGGCAATTAATTATTCTTGTTTCACATGTGTAAGGAGCGCAAAGCTAGATCATCTCGGAACAAGGTATGAATCTCGTAAGAGTCTTACAAAGTCAGTTGATGGTTGATTCCGACATGATCATTAGGCCACCATGATCATGTTGAAATAGAATCTTCAATATCAGTGGTCATTTGTGAGTAATAAGTTGGCAAATTGTGCTGGGCCCGCACATGTTGACTCATATTACCACGTCATCTATGGCAAAGGGGGCTCGAGCTTCAAACCATGCCTATCTATCACCTCCCAAACGCGTGGGTCACCATTGGAGTCCACTGTAGATTTGGGTAAATACCTATCGCCATGAACTTCGCACCAACTCTCGGCATTATCAAGGTATATAACTTAGCTGATTTTTCTTGAGGCCACAATAATTCCCTTGGTGGGGGGATCCACATGTGGTAAAGTAGGATTTAGTTCAACCTAATCACATTAAAATTCAACATCTCATCTCTGATCATGAGGATTGATCTATCCATCTCgagatataattattaaacagGCAATGAAAACATCAAATAATAATCATGCCAGACAATCACAACTAATTCAAGCTCTCCTAGGGAACTCATATGTCAATCACAACAATCTCAAGATTGGCTAATGGCTCCATATCCCTTTTGAGAAATCAACCTCGAATGAGGCATCTCCACAAATGCGTATTGCCCCATGTCCTGACGATTTTTCAGTATAAAGACTTCAACCATGGTggtaaagaaatttaattaactttttGTTATCTAATTATACTTGCAACTTATCttcattttaacataaattattgACGAAAAAGTCTTGAGAGTCAGAAAGACTTATCGACAGGATTACCGAATGggggtaaaaagataaaattacctCCGCGCACTTTGTAATTTTACTAAGTGAGCCATTGCTCTGCTTTCTCCTCTCCCCTCCCATGGCCGCTGCCTCATCTCTGCTCTCGTCTCGCCGACCATCGCTGAGGCGACAACGGCATGACAGTGAGGTGAGGCGACTAGGCGAGGGCAGCGACTATGAGAGCAGAGAGGAGAGAGTAGGGTAGTGGCttactttgtaaatttataaagtgGGCGGAAATAATTTCACTTTTTCTAACTCGatagaaaaattcattattgACATAAACATTAGACTTTTTCGAAAATGCCCTTGGGTAGTCCTAGCTATTGTTTTGCAGAGAACAAGTGTATCTCAACCTAGGAAATCTGACCAATGACTAGAAAGGGGTAGTCCTAGCGATTGTTTTGCACAAAACAAGTGTCATCTCAACCTAGGAAATTTAAGCAAAGACTAGAAAGGATTTAGCATGTAGTGTCCAAATCTTATTTGATGCAATTCTCATCTGCGTCAAAATAGTTATTATGATTTGAGTTTAGgtttgaaaagataaattttaaatgatattatctttgttttaacaaatttttatattatcatcCATTCATTATCCACATTATATTATGTTGGAGTTACTTATTCctaattcttttttataaattaatgaaaataaaaagacaatgaCACAGTGGATATATCTATTCTAAAATTTAAGTAAGcccatattttgatttaaagtcttgaactttttgaaatatatttttttaaggtttttattttaaaaacatctaccagttatttttattagatattataataaatttaaaatttaaacaaaaaactaCCATttgcattttgaatttaaatagtCACCAACTTACACAATCATGGGTGGAAGGGAGTTGTATGGTACTTGCATCTAAAATATCTATATGTTCTATTACTTAAGATAACATTAGGATTATTATAATGGTACTGATAAGGcatgaaaaattgagttttccaAAAACTCCCTTCTTGTAGGTGTTTCCAAGGCCAGCTTAAGGCATAAACCACTAAAGTTTATGCCTAATGTGCATTTGTGGTTACTTCgtgttggtattttatgaagaaaaaagaaaagggaatgaaaaaatatcaaagcaaAAGtcgtatattttattcaatcgtaGACTCCAATTTATACAActaaaatgtaaattgaaatgagCATAAAGAGGAGAATAATATGGCATAATATCTATCCAAAACAACTAACAAACAATATCAGATATTTGCTAATTTATTAGTTATGGAtaatcctattttattttgacttcttcaaaccacatcagtagctactaagtcaaaattcaacactcctccttgactTTGAGGCTGCAAATGCaaagcattttaattttagcatgACTTGGATATAGCATATGgggattttatgattttatagttatgaggcataggtatggttatgggttttggggcataggcatttttttttgggtataggcattttttttttgggcataggcatggatatggtttttttaagtagagttaaaataactcctcctcctcatgTTGGTCAGTAGCAGCTCTAGCTTCGCCTTCTTATTGTTGTGATTTGCACACAATTGTGATGTGACCTAATTGACCACATTTGTTGCACTTTACATCGGGCCTCCACCAACACTTGTGTTGTGGATGATTGGTTTTTTTGCAGTAAGGGCAAGGTGGATAATTTCCACTATTGTTGTTTCCAGCATTTGCAAGCTTCTTGTTGTGATTCCAAACCTTTTTTTCACCGGTGGGCCTTGTTTGTGCCTGAAAAGCTCCTTCAACGGCTCCTCCTATTCTCACAAGccttctttgttcttgagcCTGTAAAGCATTAAGTAACTCTGCCAAGGAAATGCTTGACagatcttttgcattttctaaaGAAGAGATGGTGACTTCATACCTCTCTGGAAGTGtaacaagtattttttcaatGATTATTTGATCAGGAAAATCCTTACCTAACAACCTCACTTTGTTAGCAAGGCTAAGCAACATGTCAGTGTACTCCTTCACAGTTTCTGACTCGTTCATTCTTtgcatttcaaactctctgatcaaGTTTAATACTTGCATATTCTTCACTCGTTCATTGCCTTGGTATTCTTCTTTGAGATGATCCCAAATGGCTTTTGCTGAAGACAGGTTcatgatttttgtgaaaatattagGAGAAATTGCAGCATACAAGTAGGCCATGGCTTTGGCCTTTCTTGTCTTCCTCTCCTTGTGAATCTTTATTTGGTTCACAGTTGGATTGACCGACAAATCAGTGACTACGTAATCTTCCTCAACTGCTTCCCAAAGATCTAGTGCCTTGAGATGGACTTTCATTTTAATAACCCATACTTGATAGTTGTCGCCACCAAATATTGGTGTTGCCGGCATTCCGTGACTTGATTCTGCTTCTATCTTTGCAGATTGTTGGCTTGAGTTTGAGTGTTTgtgaatatgattttttttgtttctctcaaCTCACAGGTCCCTTAAGAAaaagggctctgataccatttgttggtattttatgaagaaaaaagaaaagggaatgaaaaaatatcaaagcgaAAGtcgtatattttattcaatcgtaGACTTCAATTTATACAActaaaatgtaaattgaaatgagCATAAAGAGGAGAATAATATGGCATAATATCTATCCAAAACAACTAACAAACAATATCAGATATTTGCTAATTTATTGGTTATGGAtaatcctattttattttgacttcttcaaaccacatcagcagctactaagtcaaaattcaacactTCGCACTGAGATCCTCTAGTTTAGACATACCTCGTTCCCCTAGCCATGGATCAATGCCTTTTTGTTCGATTCCCACAGACaatgccaaattgttgttgcctaactataacaattaaatttatttattttaggattagCCAAAGCAGAGTCCTTCACCACGTCAGAGGGTCCAAGATGCCATGAGCGAGGTTAAACATATCTGGAATGGGTCGGGGCCAGAACCCGATGAGGCAAGAACCGGGATGGGTCCTTGAGGGCTTCCGGATATGCTGCCTGGATGGGCCTTCGGGGAGTCAAGAGGAAGGGACCCCGATGGGTCTTCTGGAGAAGGGTTTTTTGGGTGAGCTAGGATGGAGCTTAGCTTGCGATCACAAATGAAAGTTAGAAAGGCATGCAGGAGACTCCTCCACATAGGCCCTCCGTTGCCTAAGTTAGACAGTAGTCTGAAGTATGATGTATGGTGCAAATGTATGTCGTATGTGTCTTGAAGGGATACTTGTATTTCTGAATGGGTTTTAGAGAGAGATTGAGTGTCGCGACAAATGTATGAAGTGAATCCAAAAAGGTTCGTTTGTGCAAAACAGTTTTTTGTTTGCCTTCAAAGAGACgaatatttatagacaaattgGTGGGACCCACGGTTGAGCCAGAAAACTCTTTCGGGGAGTGTCTTAAGGAGGTCGAAGAGTTTGGAGAAGTTTTTGGGGTGAGATACCCTGATGACTATCTCTGGGTGGTCTCAAAAGGTGTCCttggatttggaaaaaaataatgcatGCTAGGCTGGTCCCGAGGGACCCATCAGGAGTCCAAGAGGCTTCTGTCCCAGAGACTGACTAGggaataataaaatcaaaaattactttaaaacttaaaaaaaatttagtacaTCCAACTACAAGTATCTTTAGTATTTTTGCTGACTAAAGCATTAAAATGGCATTATCCTAATTAAGCGTCAAGGCAATTAATTATTCTTGTTTCACATGTGGAAGAAGCGCAAAGCTAGATCATCTCGGAACAAGGTATGAATCTCGTAAGAGTCTTACAAAGTCACTTGATGGTTGATTCCGACATGATCATTAGGCCACCATGATCATGTTGAAATAGAATCTTCAATATCAGTGGTCATTTGTGAGTAATAAGTTGGCAAATTGTGCTGGGCCCGCATATGTTGACTCATATTACCACGTCATCTATGGGAAAGGGGGCTCGAGCTTCAAACCATGCCTATCTATCACCTCCCAAAGGCGTGGGTCACCATTGGAGTCCACTGTAGATTTGGGTAAATACCTATCGCCATGCACTTCACACCAACTCTCGGCATTATCAAGGTATATAACTTAGCTGATTTTTCTTGAGGCCACAATAATTCCCTTGGTGGGGGGATCCACATGTGGTAAAGTAGGATTTAGTTCAACCTAATCACATTAAAATTCAACATCTCATCTCTGATCATGAGGATTGATCTATCCATCTCgagatataattattaaacagGCAATGAAAACATCAAATAATAATCATGCCAGACAATCACAACTAATTCAAGCTCTCCTAGGGAACTCATATGTCA
The sequence above is a segment of the Diospyros lotus cultivar Yz01 chromosome 7, ASM1463336v1, whole genome shotgun sequence genome. Coding sequences within it:
- the LOC127805549 gene encoding uncharacterized protein LOC127805549, with protein sequence MPATPIFGGDNYQVWVIKMKVHLKALDLWEAVEEDYVVTDLSVNPTVNQIKIHKERKTRKAKAMAYLYAAISPNIFTKIMNLSSAKAIWDHLKEEYQGNERVKNMQVLNLIREFEMQRMNESETVKEYTDMLLSLANKVRLLGKDFPDQIIIEKILVTLPERYEVTISSLENAKDLSSISLAELLNALQAQEQRRLVRIGGAVEGAFQAQTRPTGEKKVWNHNKKLANAGNNNSGNYPPCPYCKKTNHPQHKCWWRPDVKCNKCGQLGHITIVCKSQQ